One window of Watersipora subatra chromosome 3, tzWatSuba1.1, whole genome shotgun sequence genomic DNA carries:
- the LOC137390834 gene encoding uncharacterized protein, whose amino-acid sequence MSSLALLIHVYLWFCCLVTAHAQSDTAIYCDFEKDMCNYSRKPSYLFAWHEDAVYKSESWPSGGCSGRGSHYMGLDASKYSFSNSAELISPQVSRGDKCLQFCYYKPGTKGISLEVLYTSSGKEQTIWSLPNAAKGNIWHTAKVQIPSTSVDYQITFKGTRHGQQPTGAVLGLDDISSCPETTTVAPSPKSPTTRPATKLITSTIPTTTPTTTQTTTQTTTPTTTPTTTPTTTPTTTTTTTPTTTATTTPTITPTTMPTTTPTTTPTTTPTTTQTTTPTTTPTTTPTTTPTTTTTTTPTTTATTTPTITPTTMPTTTPTTTPTTTATTTPTTTPTTTPTTTPTTTPITTATTTPTTTPTTTLTATPTTMPTTTPTTTPSTTPITTSTIVPITVFNTKPTTIPTTTLTTTPTTSSTTTPTTTFTNTPTTTPTTTSSTTPTTTFTNTPTTTPTTTSTTTPTTTFTNTPTTTPTTTSTTTPTTTPITTPTTTPTAPTITPTTFTNFVTSKKKTTKASELISVKIPSSADFMLRSLYTDLKTLSHRLQKLHDTSSMLEHRINIVLVVPLQAAREKQQLVTIRTAPDASAALKGSCSLPSMRLGCDVMSVAPLSDRHNIAAKPHRRKKKLSSSVADASSAVHIVTSCCFARAARRGTTPQKPQLVKTGYIENSSTQPDTAIYCDFEKDTCSYSRKPTFLFAWKNVAIYKNRYWPSSGCSGRGSHYIALDAGKYKYSKNSAELISPQVLGGDKCLQFCYYKPGTKGISLDVLYKSSGKEQTIWSLPDDVTGNIWHIAHVQIPSTAVGYQRKSSCTRSSSCTRSSSCIRSSSCTRSSSCIRSSSCTRSS is encoded by the exons ATGTCCTCCCTTGCTCTCCTTATCCATGTCTACCTCTGGTTCTGTTGTCTTGTGACAGCTCATG CCCAGTCTGATACTGCCATCTACTGTGACTTTGAAAAGGACATGTGCAATTATAGTAGGAAACCTTCATACCTCTTTGCTTGGCATGAAGATGCTGTTTATAAGTCCGAATCTTGGCCAAGCGGTGGCTGCTCTGGTAGAG GGTCTCACTACATGGGACTGGATGCTTCGAAATATAGCTTTTCAAACAGTGCTGAACTGATTTCTCCTCAAGTATCAAGAGGAGACAAATGTCTCCAGTTCTGTTACTACAAACCTGGTACTAAGGGGATATCACTGGAAGTTCTGTACACAAGCAGTGGCAAGGAACAGACAATATGGAGTCTACCTAATGCGGCTAAAGGCAATATTTGGCACACAGCCAAGGTTCAGATACCCAGTACTTCTGTAGACTATCAG ATAACCTTCAAAGGAACAAGACATGGCCAGCAACCAACTGGCGCCGTACTAGGGTTGGATGATATCAGTTCATGTCCAG AAACAACTACAGTAGCACCTTCACCAAAATCTCCCACTACTAGACCTGCTACTAAACTTATTACATCTACTATACCAACTACTACACCTACTACTACACAAACTACTACACAAACTACTACACCTACTACTACACCAACTACTACACCTACTACTACACCCACTACTACAACAACTACTACACCAACTACTACAGCCACTACTACACCTACTATTACACCTACTACCATGCCTACTACTACACCTACTACTACACCTACTACTACACCTACTACTACACAAACTACTACACCTACTACTACACCAACTACTACACCTACTACTACACCCACTACTACAACAACTACTACACCAACTACTACAGCCACTACTACACCTACTATTACACCTACTACCATGCCTACTACTACACCTACTACTACACCTACTACTACAGCCACTACTACACCTACTACTACACCTACTACTACACCTACTACTACACCTACTACTACACCTATTACTACAGCCACTACTACACCAACTACTACACCTACTACTACACTCACTGCTACACCTACTACCATGCCTACTACTACACCTACTACTACGCCTTCTACCACACCCATTACTACATCCACTATTGTACCTATTACTGTATTCAATACTAAACCCACTACTATACCTACTACTACACTTACTACTACACCTACTACTTCATCCACTACTACACCTACTACTACATTCACTAATACACCCACTACTACACCCACTACTACATCCAGTACTACACCTACTACTACATTCACTAATACACCCACTACTACACCCACTACTACATCCACTACTACACCTACTACTACATTCACTAATACACCCACTACTACACCCACTACTACATCCACTACTACACCTACTACTACACCCATTACTACACCCACTACTACACCCACTGCACCTACTATAACTCCTACTACATTCACTAATTTTGTGACtagtaaaaagaaaacaaccaaAGCCTCAGAACTAATCAGTGTAAAGATTCCATCCTCTGCTGACTTTATGCTGAGATCTCTATACACTGATCTAAAGACATTGAGTCACAGACTCCAGAAACTACACGATACTAGTTCTATGCTGGAACATAGAATAAACATTGTTCTCG TTGTCCCCCTTCAAGCAGCGCGagaaaaacaacagcttgtcacaatacgcactgcacctgatgcatcagctgcactgaaagggagttgttctcttccatctatgcggcttggctgcgatgttatgtcggttgctccattg agtgaccgacataacattgcagccaagccgcatagacggaagaaaaAACTCTCTTCCAGTGTAGCTGATGCATCAAGTGCAGTGcatattgtgacaagctgttgttttgctcgcgccgctcgacgggggacaactccacaaaaaccacagcttgtcaagacaggctatataGAAAACAGTTCAA CCCAGCCTGATACTGCCATCTACTGTGACTTTGAAAAGGACACATGCTCTTATAGTAGGAAACCTACATTCCTCTTTGCTTGGAAAAACGTTGCTATCTATAAGAACAGATATTGGCCAAGCAGTGGCTGCTCTGGTAGAG GGTCTCACTATATAGCCCTGGATGCAGGAAAATACAAGTATAGCAAAAACAGTGCTGAGCTGATCTCTCCGCAAGTATTAGGAGGAGACAAATGCCTCCAGTTCTGTTACTACAAACCTGGTACTAAAGGTATATCACTAGATGTTCTGTACAAAAGCAGTGGCAAGGAACAGACAATATGGAGTCTACCAGATGATGTTACAGGCAATATTTGGCACATTGCCCATGTTCAGATACCAAGTACTGCTGTAGGTTATCAG